Proteins from one Meriones unguiculatus strain TT.TT164.6M chromosome 10, Bangor_MerUng_6.1, whole genome shotgun sequence genomic window:
- the Ciart gene encoding circadian-associated transcriptional repressor, whose amino-acid sequence MDSPSSVSSYSSSPLSPSFSTSPVNSDFSLPSDNEREGKDARALKPDTVEERGGSRPTPGPIRCRHRPRASSNQRAASHLEQRGLGAKRSRDGELEDSLTIPGYTTEGDLLFAQKCKELQGFIRPLTDLLNGLKMGRFDRGLSSFQQSVAMDRIQRIVGVLQKPQMGERYLGTLLQVEGMLKTWFPHIAAQKSSVGGSRHRTSKHFPSQHSDSAASSPAPLLGKTGQAQLGHLVLKPKQPWPVTEWPVMNLTWIHSTPICNPPLSSQGSTSSHSPGGTGASIGVILVLQKGGKPFTRTAPSTPIPQPPVIPGDLKKLSGEGPHCHSWPVTLPSDWSCSLRSSGLPTTDRKMTEGHPEPQMISLSPAAPDP is encoded by the exons ATGGATTCTCCATCCAGCGTTTCTTCTTactcctcttcccctctttcgCCGTCATTTTCCACATCCCCTGTGAATAGTGACTTTAGCCTCCCCTCTGATAACGAGAGGGAGGGCAAGGACGCCCGTGCGCTCAAGCCAGACACTGTCGAGGAGAGAGGAGGTTCCCGGCCCACTCCGGGCCCTATTCGCTGCAGACATCGACCCAGGGCTTCTAGTAACCAACGCGCAGCGTCTCATCTGGAGCAGCGAGGACTTGGAGCCAAAAGATCGAGAGACGGTGAACTGGAGGACAGTCTAACCATCCCGGGGTATACCACAGAGGGAGATCTCCTCTTTGCTCAAAAG TGTAAAGAACTCCAAGGGTTCATCCGGCCCCTCACAGACCTATTGAACGGACTGAAAATGGGTCGCTTTGACAGAG GATTAAGTAGCTTCCAACAGAGTGTGGCCATGGACCGGATCCAGCGGATAGTGGGTGTTTTACAGAAGCCTCAGATGGG AGAGCGTTATCTAGGAACCTTGCTGCAAGTAGAAGGGATGTTAAAGACTTGGTTTCCTCATATAGCTGCCCAGAAGTCCTCCGTAGGAGGCAGCAGGCATCGGACAAGCAAG CACTTTCCAAGCCAGCACAGTGATTCagctgcttcctctcctgcaccTCTCTTGGGGAAGACGGGCCAAGCACAGTTGGGACATTTAGTTTTGAAACCAAAGCAGCCTTGGCCTGTCACAGAATGGCCGGTCATGAACCTCACCTGGATTCATAGCACTCCAATTTGTAACCCTCCCCTCAGTTCCCAAGGCTCCACCTCTAGCCACAGTCCTGGAGGCACTGGAGCCAgcattggtgtcatccttgtccTCCAGAAAGGAGGAAAACCCTTCACCCGAACTGCCCCAAGCACTCCAATCCCACAGCCTCCTGTCATCCCTGGTGATCTGAAGAAGCTGTCTGGAGAGGGGCCTCACTGCCACAGTTGGCCAGTAACGCTGCCATCAGACTGGAGTTGCTCCCTCCGTTCCTCTGGTCTACCTACCACAGACAGAAAGATGACTGAAGGACACCCAGAGCCACAGATGATCAGCCTTTCTCCAGCTGCTCCTGATCCTTAG
- the Mrps21 gene encoding small ribosomal subunit protein bS21m, protein MANHLKFIARTVMVQDGNVEGAYRTLSRILSSDGLMEAIKRRRFYEKPFRRRQRESYESCRRIYNMEMARKINFVMRKNRADPWLGC, encoded by the exons ATGGCTAACCATCTGAAGTTCATTGCCAGGACTGTGATGGTTCAGGACGGGAATGTGGAAGGTGCTTACAGGACCCTGAGCAG GATCCTCAGCAGCGATGGGCTCATGGAAGCCATAAAGCGCCGACGCTTTTATGAGAAACCCTTTCGCCGCCGCCAGCGGGAGAGCTATGAATCATGTCGAAGAATCTACAACATGGAAATGGCTCGAAAGATCAACTTCGTGATGCGAAAGAACCGCGCAGATCCATGGCTTGGCTGCTAA